The following coding sequences are from one Brienomyrus brachyistius isolate T26 chromosome 2, BBRACH_0.4, whole genome shotgun sequence window:
- the LOC125721898 gene encoding annexin A4-like — MAAMGTHGTIVVSESFNPEADAKKLRGAMKGIGTNEGAITEVLAHRTNAQRQLIKEAFKRSFGKNLVDELKSELSGNFEKVVLGLLMPPPVYDSYELRNAIKGAGTDEACLIEILASRSGEEIEAIKATYNKEYGRSLEEDICGDTSGMFQRVLVSLLTAGRDHGSFVNEAQALQDAKDIFEAGEAQWGTDEATFLTVLCVRNRNHLLRVFQDYKRISGRDIEESIKREMSGNLESIFLAIVSCIKKKPAFFAEQLYKSMKGAGTADGTLIRIMVSRAEVDMMYIKPEFAMLCGKSLYSYIKDDTSGDYRTILLELCGGGGK, encoded by the exons ATGGCAGCG ATGGGCACTCATGGGACAATTGTTGTATCTGAGAGCTTCAACCCCGAGGCAGATGCCAAGAAGCTGAGGGGAGCCATGAAGGGAATAG GCACCAATGAGGGGGCCATTACTGAGGTCCTGGCCCACCGCACAAATGCACAGAGGCAGCTCATCAAGGAGGCTTTCAAACGTTCATTTGGGAAG AACCTGGTGGATGAATTGAAGTCAGAGCTGTCTGGAAACTTTGAGAAAGTGGTACTGGGTTTGCTGATGCCGCCTCCTGTCTATGACTCCTACGAGTTGAGAAATGCCATTAAG GGAGCTGGGACAGATGAAGCTTGCCTCATCGAAATCCTAGCCTCTAGAAGTGGTGAAGAAATAGAGGCTATTAAAGCCACATACAACAAAG AATATGGCAGGAGCCTGGAGGAGGACATCTGTGGGGACACTTCTGGAATGTTCCAGAGAGTTCTGGTGTCCCTGTTGACG GCTGGACGCGACCACGGCTCCTTTGTCAATGAGGCGCAGGCCTTGCAGGATGCCAAG GATATTTTTGAGGCTGGAGAGGCGCAGTGGGGCACCGACGAGGCCACATTCCTGACTGTGCTGTGCGTCAGAAACAGGAATCACCTCCTCCGAG TGTTTCAAGATTATAAGAGGATCTCTGGCCGGGACATTGAAGAGAGCATCAAGAGAGAGATGTCCGGCAACCTGGAGAGCATCTTCCTGGCTATAG TAAGCTGCATCAAGAAAAAGCCGGCATTCTTTGCGGAGCAGCTCTACAAATCCATGAAG GGGGCAGGCACCGCCGACGGCACCTTGATCAGAATCATGGTGTCCCGTGCTGAGGTCGACATGATGTACATTAAGCCGGAGTTTGCCATGTTGTGTGGCAAGAGCCTCTACTCCTACATCAag GACGACACTTCAGGTGATTACCGCACCATTCTGCTGGAGCTCTGCGGGGGAGGGGGCAAATGA
- the LOC125712082 gene encoding acyl-coenzyme A thioesterase 1-like encodes MHLSALITRICVRSFHFTPSAMGSRARIQILPSSKILFDEPLQIKVEGLIPKQSVELRAKLTDDKGVVFKSSAVYCADTSGTVDLGTSSSLSGSFTGVEPMGLFWSMAPETPHSRLLKKDTSSPFLVNIEVADTSDLGQPLGNATVERRFMVEGARRVPVKFGRIRGTLFFPPGPGPFPAVLDLYTFGGGLTEIRGSLLANKGFVVLCLAFYRYDDLPKTVTHFDLEYFEEALTFLRSQPEVKAPGLGLISISKSGDLALAIASLLPDVSATVWINGCNAATVFPLHYKDRIFPAIEVDVSKIRINESGLMDIRDVLIDPTAEVNKASLIPIERANGKFLFVASEDDRNWNSYLFAEQAAKRLKDHGKENFEVVKYPKAGHFLEVPYMPFYPSGVHAAVGQVVAFGGNAKVHADAHVDLWKRIQVFFHKHLNSSSHKAML; translated from the exons ATGCACCTTAGTGCGCTAATAACGCGGATTTGCGTTCGGTCGTTTCATTTTACGCCATCAGCAATGGGATCTCGGGCTCGCATACAGATACTTCCCAGCTCGAAGATTTTATTCGATGAGCCGCTGCAAATTAAAGTGGAGGGACTGATTCCAAAGCAAAGTGTGGAGCTGAGAGCCAAACTTACTGACGACAAAGGCGTAGTTTTTAAATCATCTGCTGTATATTGCGCAGACACCAGTGGTACTGTTGATTTAGGAACCTCTAGTTCTCTGAGTGGCAGCTTCACTGGTGTCGAGCCTATGGGTCTGTTCTGGTCAATGGCACCAGAAACACCCCATAGCAGACTTTTGAAAAAAGATACATCGAGTCCATTTTTGGTTAATATCGAGGTAGCTGATACCTCGGATTTGGGACAACCGCTCGGAAACGCGACAGTGGAAAGGCGGTTTATGGTAGAAGGAGCTCGCAGGGTACCTGTAAAATTTGGAAGAATAAGGGGTACCTTGTTCTTTCCACCTG GGCCAGGTCCTTTCCCAGCGGTTCTTGACCTTTACACGTTTGGCGGTGGCTTGACAGAGATACGTGGCAGCCTGCTGGCAAACAAGGGGTTCGTAGTCTTGTGTCTGGCCTTCTACAGATACGACGATTTGCCCAAGACCGTTACCCACTTTGACCTAGAATACTTTGAAGAGGCCTTGACGTTCCTGCGGAGTCAACCTGAG GTCAAAGCTCCTGGTCTTGGCCTTATTTCGATTTCTAAGAGTGGAGATCTGGCTTTGGCTATAGCATCACTCCTGCCAGACGTTTCTGCCACTGTGTGGATCAATGGCTGTAATGCCGCTACCGTATTCCCCCTGCACTACAAAGACCGGATCTTCCCTGCAATTGAGGTTGATGTCAGCAAAATAAGAATCAACGAGTCCGGACTTATGGACATCAGGGATGTTTTGATTGACCCCACGGCAGAGGTAAATAAAGCGTCCCTCATCCCAATCGAGAGAGCCAATGGTAAGTTCCTCTTCGTGGCATCAGAGGATGACAGAAACTGGAATAGCTACCTCTTTGCAGAGCAGGCTGCCAAGAGACTGAAGGATCATGGGAAAGAGAACTTTGAGGTAGTAAAGTACCCAAAGGCAGGGCACTTTCTGGAGGTTCCTTATATGCCCTTTTATCCTTCTGGCGTTCATGCTGCTGTAGGGCAAGTAGTTGCTTTTGGGGGTAATGCGAAGGTCCATGCAGATGCGCACGTGGACCTTTGGAAACGCATTCAGGTGTTTTTTCACAAGCACCTGAATAGCAGCTCCCATAAAGCAATGCTGTAA